The nucleotide window GACGTGGCCGAAGTGCTGGACGCGTCGGACATCGTGACCTGTTTCGCGCTCGTGAATGGGCGCCGCACGGTCTATATCCCGGTCACCAAGCGCGCCGATGCTTCCACGCTTTCGGTGGTCAATCTTGTCAAAGCCAACATTCCAAAGTTCCAAAGCGTGCTGCCCGAAGACGTGAAGGTGAGCTATGAATTCGACCAATCGCCGTATGTGACGCGCGCTATCGCCGGACTGACGACGGAAGGCGCGCTGGGCGCGGTGCTGGCCGGCGCGATGGTGCTGCTGTTTCTTCGCGATTGGCGAAGCGCGGTGGTGGTGGTGGTCAACATTCCGCTGTCGCTCTTGGCCGCCGTGTTCGCGTTGTGGCTCACCGGCCAAACCATCAATCTCATGACGTTGGGCGGACTGGCCCTGGCGGTGGGCATTCTCGTCGATATGTCCACGGTGGCGATCGAAAACATCCACACGCACCTGGCTGGGCAAGGCATCCGTCCAAGACAACCAGTCAGTGTCGCGCGGGCTGTCGCCGACTCGGGAAAAGAAATCGCCTTGCCGTTGCTGATCGCGATGCTTTGCGTGCTGGCGGTGTTCATTCCCTCCTTTTTCATGGAAGGCGCGGCCAGGGCGTTGTTCACGCCGCTGTCGCTCGCAGTCGGTTTTTCGATGGTCGCGTCGTACCTCCTGGCGAGCACCTTCGTCCCGGTGATCGCGGTCTGGATTATCCGCGCTCATCGCCCCGAAGGAATCCGAACTGCCGCCACGACCTATTTTGCATTCCAGCGTTTTCAGGATTTCTACATCGCGTTGGGGAGAAAAGCAGTCGCGCTGCGCGGGATAATCACGGCCCTTTACCTGGTGATGGCGCTGGCCGCAATCAAAGTGGTGGGGGATCGCCTGGGAACGGAGATCTTCCCGAAAGTCGATGCCGGGCAGCTTCTGTTGCGGTTGCGCGCGCCCAGCGGAACACGCGTCGAGACGACCGAAGCTCTCGCGCTGGATGTGCTCAAGCTGATTGAAGACGAGGTCGGCAAAGAAAATGTGGCGCTGACGCTGGGGTTTGTGGGCGTTCACCCTCCGAGCTACCCGATCAACCTCGTCTATCATTGGAACGGCGGCCCCGAAGAAGGCGTCGTGCAGGTCCAGTTAAAGCGGGGCGCGCCGGTGCGGATCGATGACTTAAAGGAGCGCCTGCGCGAGAAGCTCCGGCAGCGGATGCCGGATGTGGGGTTCTCGTTCGAGCCCAGCGACATTGTCAGCCGCGTGATGAGCCTGGGTTCGCCCACACCGATTGAAGTGGCCGTGAGCGGCCCGAACCTCGCGGCCAACCAAGCCTTCGCCGAAAAGATTCGCGAAAAACTGGAAAAGATTCCGGCGCTCCGCGACATCCAGTACGGCCAGTCGCTCGATTACCCGACGGTCGATGTGGCGGTCAACCGCGAGCGCGCGGGATTGATGGGCGTCAAAACGATCGACGTGTCGCGTTCGCTTGTGGCGGCGACGGCTTCCAGCCGCTTCACGCAACCGGTGTATTGGGCGGACCCGAACAGCGGCGTGGCCTATCAAATCCAGGTGCAGATTCCCCAACTCCAACTGGCATCGGCGGAAGAACTGAAAAACGTCCCGGTCTTGCACCGGGACGGCAAGCCCATCCTGTTGCGCAACGTGGCCAGCGTCAACAACGGCACGGCTGTAGGCCAATACGAACGCTACAACATGGCGCGGCAGGTCACGTTGACCGCCAACATTCATGAGACGGATCTGGGCCGGGTCTCGACTGAGATCACGCGCGCGCTCAACGAAGTGGGCGATCCGCCGCCGCGCATCAACGTGGCGTTGCGCGGCCAGGTCAAGCCGATGGAACAGATGCTGAACGGGCTCCGCACGGGTCTGCTCCTCGCGGTGGTGGTGATCTTCCTTTTGCTCGCCGCCAACTTTCAGTCCTTCCAACTTTCCCTGGTCGTGGTTTCGACGGTGCCCGCAGTGATCGCCGGCGTCGTGCTCATGCTCTGGCTCACTGGCACCACGGCCAACCTGCAATCGTTCATGGGCGCCATCATGGCCATCGGCGTGGCGGTGGCGAACGCGATTCTGCTGGTGACTTTCGCCGAACGCAGCCGCATCGCCGGCATGACTGCGGTGGACGCCGCCCTGGACGGCGCGCGGAGCCGCTTGCGTCCGATCCTGATGACGAGCCTGGCCATGATGGCGGGCATGGTGCCGATGGCGCTGGGCCTGGGCGAAGGCGGCGAACAAACCGCGCCGCTAGGCCGGGCGGTGATTGGCGGGCTGGCGGCGGCGACGGTGGCGACCTTGCTGGTCTTGCCGTGGGTCTTCGCCATTGTGCGGGTGCGGTCGAGCACCAAATCCCGGTCGCTTGATCCCGACGATCCGCTCAGTGGCCATTACGTTTCGCCTGTGGGACACGATTAGTTGAAGAACTTTGATCTATGTTGAAAAAACTGTTTGCCCTCGCCGACGCCAATGCCAGGCGAGGCGGGAGGGGACTCTCCAACTTGGCCAAATTCCAGAGATTCCCCAGGGTAGCTCGCGCCTCGCAACTCTGGGCTTTGGGGCAGAATCTCGTTCGATGCATCCACAAGTTGGCGGTGAAGCGTAGCGCAGATTTTCAATCTGCCGTATCGCCGACTTGTAGTCGGCTGCGCGACCAACTCACCCGACCGCACCAGATTGGCCGGCGTGCCGCAGATTCCAAATCTGCGATACGGCAGAGTGCAACTCTGCGCCACGTGGACGGCGATCACCGACAACTCGTGGATGCACTGAATCCCGTTGGGATTCCATCCAGACTCGACGCGCACCAAGTGAGGCATCCTGCCTCTGCGCGGTCCTTCTGGTCATGCTGGATCGCGCTGCACATTGTCTGCGGTGTTGTTCCGCTTCACGGGGCCGAAAACAAACCCGCCCCGCCGCTGGAAGTCAAAGTGGTCCATCCGAAAACCGGCGAGATCACTCGCAGCATTACCTTGCCCGGCAACGTCAAGGCGTATCAGCACTCGACGCTTTATGCGAAAGTCGCGGGCTATCTCAAGACCATCCACGTGGACAAAGGCGACGCGGTCAAGGAAGGCGACCTGCTCGCGGACATCGAAGTGCCGGAGTTGATCGCGGACCTTGCCAGGTTCAAAACTGAAGTGGAGGTGGCGAAGCTTGATTTTGAACGCACGGTCGAGGCGCAGAAAAAGGCGCCGGATCTGGTCGTTCCGCAAACCGTGGATAATGCCCGAGGCAAATACGAAGTCGCCCGGGCGAACCTGGACCGAATCGAGAAACTGCTTGGCTTCGCCCGGATCACGGCGCCGTTTTCGGGCGTCATCACGACGCGTTACGTCGATCCCGGCGCGTTTATTCCAGCGGCGACTTCCGGAAGCGCCGCCAACACGGCCGCGATTCTCACGCTTATGGACTTCAGCAAAGTGCGGATCCAGGTGGCGGTCCCTGAACCTGAAGTGCCGCGCACCGCCAAAGGCCAGCCCGCCGCGGTCGCGGTCGAAGAACTTCCGGGACGCATTTTCCGCGGCGAAGTCACGCGGATTGCCTATGCGCTCGACGAAGCGAGCAAGACGATGCTGGTCGAAGCCGAGCTGCCGAATCCGAAATGGGAACTTCGTCCGGGCATGTTCGCGCAGGTGAAGATCGGCGTCGAAAAGAAGCATGGCGCGCTGTTGGTTCCGGTGGAGGCGTTGGTCGTCGAGCGTGGCGGCAATTCGGTCTTCACGGTCGTGGACGGCAAAGTGAAGAAGGTTGCGGTCAAGACCGGTTTCAATGACGGAACCAACGTGGAGATCGTGTCCGGCGCCAGCGCGGAAGACCAGGTGATTCTGGCCGGCAAACAGACATTCGCCGCGGGACAACCGGTGAACGCCGTGGAGGCCCGGTGAAATTGGCCATTGGCGATTGGCGATTGGCGATTGGGGCGGCGGCTTTAACCCGAATTGTGGTCCTGGGCTGGTCTCAAGAGCAACCTGTTCAGAAGACAGCAGAAGTGTCCGCGGTCCTGCGTGCTCCTGGCGTCGCGAACACCAGTATTCACGCGATCGACCTGGCGACCGTTTTGCGCCTGGCCGGGGCGCAAAATCTGGATGTCCAGATCGCGCGGGAACGCCTGGCGGAGGCGAAAGCAAATCACTCGATCGCGATGTCGCAGTTTTTTCCCTGGCTCGCGCCCGGGGTTGGATACCGGCGCCATGAAGACCGGCTTCAAGACGTGGTCGGGAACGTGTTCGACGCCGACAAGCAATCCTACGTGGCGGGCGGAACTCTTGCCGCGCAATGGGATTTTGGGGAAGCGCTCTACCGGACGCTGGCCGCGAAGCAACTGGCGAATGCTGCCGCCCACGGCCTGGATGCGCAACGGCAAGAAAGCGCGTTCGCCGCAGTCCAGGGCTACTTTGAATTGCTCTACGCCCAGGCGTCGGTCAGCGTGGCGGAAGACACGGTCCGAATCTCTGAGAATTATCTGGATCAGGTCCAGCGCGCGGTCGAGGCGGGTATCGCCTTCAAGGGAGACGAATTGAGAGTCCAGGTTCAGGCCGAGCGCAACCGGTTGATTCGCCAACAATCGCGGGAGCAACATCGATTCGCGGCCGCGCGCCTCGCGCAAATCTTGCACCTCGATCCGGCGGTCGAACTCCGCGGCGCCGATGGCGAACTTGTGCCGCTTGGACTCATCGCCACGAACACGGTTCTGAGCTCGCTGGTTCAGGAGGCCATCGTGAATCGACCGGACGCAAAGCAAAGCCAATCGCTGATCGCCGCGGCGGAGAAATCCCGGAGCGGAGTGACCTACGGTCCGTGGATTCCGTCGGTCGGCGCACAGGCTTTCGTGGGCGGGTTGGGCGGAGGACGCGGAAGCGGCTCCGGGAATTTCGGGGCCACGGAGGATTACGCGCTGACGCTCGGCTGGCGGATTGGCCCGGGCGGGCTTTTCGATCAGGGAAGGAAACGGTCGGCTGAATCGCGGTTGAACGTGGCCAAGCTTGGCCAGGAGAAACTCCGCGATGAAATCGTCCGGCAAGTCATCGAGGCGCACACCCGGTTCGTCTCGCTCGCCGACCAGATCGCGATCGTGGAGCGCGCTCTGAAAGCGGCTGAGAGGAGCCAGCAACTCGCGCAGGATCGAAAACAGTTCGGCGTCGGCGCGGTGTTGGAAACCATCCAGGCGGAACAGGACCTGACGCGCGCCCGGCTGGATTATGCCAAAGCGATTGCCGATTTCGACCGCGCGCAGTACGCGTTAAGCAAAGCGATCGGAAAGCTTTAGTGTTCAGCTATTCAGGATTTTCAACGCTTTGTGCGGATTCGACACGCGGAGGATCAGGAGCCCCTTTTTGGCGTCCGGAGTAGTGGCGCAGTAAGCGTATTCGATGTTCATGCCGGCGTCCGCCAGTTTGTGGGCCATGGCCGCCAGGGAACCGGGTTTATTGCTGCCTTCGATCATCAACACGTCGGTGGCAAGGACCAGCGAGCCGTGATCCTCGAAAATCCGGAGAGCCTCTTTGGGATCACTGAGCACCATCCGGACGACGATATGGTCCACGGTGTCGCTGGTTGAAATCGCGTAGATATTGATCTTTGCCGCTCCCAGGACGTCGCACACGCGGGCCAGCGTGCCGGGCCGATTAGCCAGGAATAAAACAAGTTGTTTGGCAATTTGCATGTTCGCTGGTATGCGGGCGGTTGTTAAGGCCGGGACAAAGTGGTCATGGACATAAATACGATGACGTTCGCGGCAAGGGATTTTGCGGCCAGACGAGGCGCGAGCGACGCGCATACCCCTCGGCGGTCTGCAAGGAGCGAGCCACGAAGTCTGGCTGCAAAAGACCTGCCGCCCTTCGGGTTTCGCCCCATTTGGCCTGTGGCTTCGTTGCGCCTCGGTCACAGAGCCGTGCGGCTATGCTCCCTCGTCGCGCCTGATACGCCAAATGGGGCGAAACGAACGTCATCGTATTTATGCCCATGACCACTAAGCATTGCGAGCAATTCCAAGAGAGCCTTTACCACCCGCACCACCGGATAGCAAGAGCCGCAAAAGCAAAGCCAAGCCGCGCCGTTCACTTCCCTTTCGACTGGCAGAGCGAGGCGATTCGGCTAATGTGCGAGCATGCTTGGCCCTGCCGATTCCCGCCGCCGATGGTTCGGCATGTTTTATTTGCTGGTCGCGGGCGGGCTGCTGATCTGGGGACAGACGATATTGGAGCCGCGCCTGGGCAAAGGGCTTGGATTCATCCTGTACTGGCTCATCTGTTTTCTGTTCACAGCGCTGGCGATACTGACCGCGTTGCTCGACCTCTGGATTGTGAGAACACGCGCCCGT belongs to Verrucomicrobiota bacterium and includes:
- a CDS encoding ACT domain-containing protein; this encodes MQIAKQLVLFLANRPGTLARVCDVLGAAKINIYAISTSDTVDHIVVRMVLSDPKEALRIFEDHGSLVLATDVLMIEGSNKPGSLAAMAHKLADAGMNIEYAYCATTPDAKKGLLILRVSNPHKALKILNS
- a CDS encoding efflux RND transporter periplasmic adaptor subunit, which codes for MLKKLFALADANARRGGRGLSNLAKFQRFPRVARASQLWALGQNLVRCIHKLAVKRSADFQSAVSPTCSRLRDQLTRPHQIGRRAADSKSAIRQSATLRHVDGDHRQLVDALNPVGIPSRLDAHQVRHPASARSFWSCWIALHIVCGVVPLHGAENKPAPPLEVKVVHPKTGEITRSITLPGNVKAYQHSTLYAKVAGYLKTIHVDKGDAVKEGDLLADIEVPELIADLARFKTEVEVAKLDFERTVEAQKKAPDLVVPQTVDNARGKYEVARANLDRIEKLLGFARITAPFSGVITTRYVDPGAFIPAATSGSAANTAAILTLMDFSKVRIQVAVPEPEVPRTAKGQPAAVAVEELPGRIFRGEVTRIAYALDEASKTMLVEAELPNPKWELRPGMFAQVKIGVEKKHGALLVPVEALVVERGGNSVFTVVDGKVKKVAVKTGFNDGTNVEIVSGASAEDQVILAGKQTFAAGQPVNAVEAR
- a CDS encoding efflux RND transporter permease subunit — translated: MNLVQPAMRRPLTVIVLIIAVVLGAGLALQKMARDIFPPLGIPTIYVAQPYGGMDPAQMEGYLTYYYEYHFLYITGIEHVESKSIQGASIIKLQFHPGTDMSQAVSETVAQVNRSRAFMPPGTVPPFVMRFDAGSVPVGNLVFSTDNPNHTVGQMQDAALNLVRPLFATLPGVSAPPPFGGSARSIVVNVKPERLRAYNMSPDEVVGAIAAANTISPSGNIILGDKYPMVPLNSVVRNIKDLEAVPVRTGVYPAIFIRDVAEVLDASDIVTCFALVNGRRTVYIPVTKRADASTLSVVNLVKANIPKFQSVLPEDVKVSYEFDQSPYVTRAIAGLTTEGALGAVLAGAMVLLFLRDWRSAVVVVVNIPLSLLAAVFALWLTGQTINLMTLGGLALAVGILVDMSTVAIENIHTHLAGQGIRPRQPVSVARAVADSGKEIALPLLIAMLCVLAVFIPSFFMEGAARALFTPLSLAVGFSMVASYLLASTFVPVIAVWIIRAHRPEGIRTAATTYFAFQRFQDFYIALGRKAVALRGIITALYLVMALAAIKVVGDRLGTEIFPKVDAGQLLLRLRAPSGTRVETTEALALDVLKLIEDEVGKENVALTLGFVGVHPPSYPINLVYHWNGGPEEGVVQVQLKRGAPVRIDDLKERLREKLRQRMPDVGFSFEPSDIVSRVMSLGSPTPIEVAVSGPNLAANQAFAEKIREKLEKIPALRDIQYGQSLDYPTVDVAVNRERAGLMGVKTIDVSRSLVAATASSRFTQPVYWADPNSGVAYQIQVQIPQLQLASAEELKNVPVLHRDGKPILLRNVASVNNGTAVGQYERYNMARQVTLTANIHETDLGRVSTEITRALNEVGDPPPRINVALRGQVKPMEQMLNGLRTGLLLAVVVIFLLLAANFQSFQLSLVVVSTVPAVIAGVVLMLWLTGTTANLQSFMGAIMAIGVAVANAILLVTFAERSRIAGMTAVDAALDGARSRLRPILMTSLAMMAGMVPMALGLGEGGEQTAPLGRAVIGGLAAATVATLLVLPWVFAIVRVRSSTKSRSLDPDDPLSGHYVSPVGHD
- a CDS encoding TolC family protein; translated protein: MKLAIGDWRLAIGAAALTRIVVLGWSQEQPVQKTAEVSAVLRAPGVANTSIHAIDLATVLRLAGAQNLDVQIARERLAEAKANHSIAMSQFFPWLAPGVGYRRHEDRLQDVVGNVFDADKQSYVAGGTLAAQWDFGEALYRTLAAKQLANAAAHGLDAQRQESAFAAVQGYFELLYAQASVSVAEDTVRISENYLDQVQRAVEAGIAFKGDELRVQVQAERNRLIRQQSREQHRFAAARLAQILHLDPAVELRGADGELVPLGLIATNTVLSSLVQEAIVNRPDAKQSQSLIAAAEKSRSGVTYGPWIPSVGAQAFVGGLGGGRGSGSGNFGATEDYALTLGWRIGPGGLFDQGRKRSAESRLNVAKLGQEKLRDEIVRQVIEAHTRFVSLADQIAIVERALKAAERSQQLAQDRKQFGVGAVLETIQAEQDLTRARLDYAKAIADFDRAQYALSKAIGKL